The following is a genomic window from Paenibacillus sp. FSL R5-0766.
GGACTGTATAACACAGACTATGCCATGGTTATCGCGGGTACGTTGCTTGCCGTCATTCCGCTCATCGTTATGTTCCTGTTCATTAGCCGACAGTTTATCTCGGATATCGCGGCAGGAGCAGTGAAGGACTAAGATTGTGGCATTTTGATCCATCCCTCAAGTCTGATATTCTTATCTATAGATGAAATAACAGATGCCATATAAGTTGGATGAATAGCACCACGTGCGCGGAGGGGACAGAAAGGGCCTGAAGAAATGGAATTAAAAGCTTTCCAGAGGAAAGCTACTTCGAAAGCATATGCTTCGCATTTACGCGATCGGAAGGCTTTCTGTACCCGAAGTGTTAACGTGTAACAGCAATCATTCACTTATATATTCAAGAAAGAGGGATGACAAAATGGCTTCTTCACCCTATATGATCGGCGTAGATATCGGCACGACCTCCACCAAGGCCGTCTTGTTTGAACAGAACGGAACCATTGTGGCTCAAGGCAGCGCCGACTATCCGCTGCACACCCCCACACCTGCGATTGCGGAGCAGGATGCGGAAGATATTTTCAAAGCAGTCATCGATTCCGTTAAACAGGCCACTTCCAAAGCGGAGGTTAAACCAGAGGATATCCTGTTTGTATCCTTCAGTTCGGCCATGCACAGCATTCTGCCAGTCGATCAACACGGCAAACCGCTGATGCGGGCCATGACTTGGGCAGATAATCGCAGTGCCGAGTGGACGGAAGTACTCAAATCGGAGATGAATGGTCACGAAATCTATCTGAGAACAGGTACGCCGATTCATCCGATGTCCCCTATCACCAAGATCATGTGGCTCACCCGGGATCAGCCTGAATTGTTTAGACAGACGCACAAATTCATATCCATGAAAGAATATGTTTTCTATAAATTATTCTCTGAATACGTCATCGACCACTCGATGGCCTCAGCCACCGGACTCATGAATCTGGAAAAACTCGACTGGGATGCAGAAGCGCTGCATGTGGCGGGCATTACGCCGGAACACCTGTCCCGATTGGTCCCAACCACACATGTGCTGAAACATGGATTGCACCCGGAGTACGCCAAGGAGATGGGCATTGCGGTCACCACACCATTTGTCATCGGAGCAAGTGATGGTGTGCTCTCTAATCTGGGCGTGAACGCCATTGATCCGGGCGTTGTGGCCGTGACCATTGGTACCAGTGGAGCGATTCGTACAGTCGTAGACAAACCGGTCACCGATCCAAAAGGACGCTTCTTCTGTTATGCGCTCACGGAGGATGCCTGGGTCATTGGCGGACCGGTTAACAATGGCGGTGTTATTTTCCGTTGGATTCGGGACGAGTTTGCAGCTTCTGAGGTCGAGACCGCGAAACGACTTGGCATCGATCCGTATGAAGTGCTCACTCGTGTTGCTGAGAACGTACCTCCCGGTTCGGAAGGTCTCTTGTTCCATCCGTACATGACAGGTGAGCGGGCTCCGCTCTGGAATCCGAACGCACGCGGCTCGTTCTTCGGCCTGACGCTGCATCATAAGAAGGAACATATGATTCGCGCTGCACTTGAGGGTGTGTTGTTTAACCTGTACACGGTCATGCTGGCGATTGAAGAAAAGATCGGTCGGCCGAAAAAAATTCAGGCGACTGGCGGCTTCGCCCGCTCTGAATTGTGGCGCCAGATGATGGCCGATATTTTCGATCAGGATGTCATCATCCCCGAAAGTATTGAAAGCTCCTGTCTCGGCGCAGCCGTACTGGGCTTGTACGCTCTTGGCCGCATCGATTCCCTGAGCGCCGTCTCCGGCATGATCGGATCAACGCATCGGCACCAACCAGACCCGGACAGTGTTCGCGTGTACCGTGAACTGCTGCCGATCTTCATCCGCATCTCCCGTAAGTTTGAAGAGGAGTATGCGGATATCGCCGCTTTTCAGAATAAGACGATGCAAGGGTAGGGAAGGCGTGGGATGTTACACGTCGGAGGGTCAAAACGTTGAACATGGAATACGCTCGTAGACGTCTTATTTGAAGCTTTTAGCATGTTTTCAAAATTTAACGAACCTGAGACACCTTATATCGGATTACATGGGCAAAAACCTGCAAAATATCTGAACATGTAGCATATTAACGTGTCTGTAATTCGTTAGAAAATTATTTTCTCCAAATACCCTCCAATAGCGTGTGTACAGTTCGTTAGAATTAATACGAGATATCGTAAGTTAAAGAGACCCACCCCGCCATGGTTATGTCCATATGGGAATGGGCTTTTTTTCATGCACAGACTATATAAATTCTATTTAGATTGGATCAAATTTATCTCTCATCATACTTGGAGCTTCCCTTTATGTTCTATTAAAGTATCCAGGGGCCGCCACAGCAACCGTCCTAAAATAGAAAAATCTCTTTTCCAGTTCCTGATTCTCTGGCGTAAACTCGGTCAGAAACTCAACTGAATTCATCATTTCTTCGGTCATCACGCTAGGTCTCCACAAAGCCAATTGGATGTCTTTGAAAATAAAAGAAAATCCCAACTCCGCATCGATGTCTCGAGTATATGGTGTCTTGCTATCTATTAGCTTAACGAGATCATCAGCCTCCAATCCTACCCTAAAAAGAATGATTGAGCATGTTGGGTATAACAAAACCCCCACAGCATGAAAAAGCGGTGGAGTTAAGGTTTCCTATCTTTTATTGATTCAGATTTCTAACAACTATAGAACTGAAATCCTAGATTTTAATTACTGATTATACTTGCTGAACGCATTCTGATCGGCCTGTACATTCTCCAGATACACAATCTGGCCCGCATCATTTACACGAGCGATATCAATGCCTGCTTTGGCATATACCGTTCCGTCTGCCGCTTGTCCACACACTGCCCAGTTCGTTTGGTAGCTGCCGTCAGGTTGTTGCACCCACGCGTCCCACATATGTTTTACATCCTTATTGTATTCGTAGAAAGCCTTCATGAAACCATCGAATCCTGTTCGACTGGTGCCGTTAAGCACAATCTCTGCGTCAGGTGTAAACAGGGACAACAAATCCTGCATGGCGCGCTCGTCTGTGCGTGAAGCAT
Proteins encoded in this region:
- the gntK gene encoding gluconokinase, with product MASSPYMIGVDIGTTSTKAVLFEQNGTIVAQGSADYPLHTPTPAIAEQDAEDIFKAVIDSVKQATSKAEVKPEDILFVSFSSAMHSILPVDQHGKPLMRAMTWADNRSAEWTEVLKSEMNGHEIYLRTGTPIHPMSPITKIMWLTRDQPELFRQTHKFISMKEYVFYKLFSEYVIDHSMASATGLMNLEKLDWDAEALHVAGITPEHLSRLVPTTHVLKHGLHPEYAKEMGIAVTTPFVIGASDGVLSNLGVNAIDPGVVAVTIGTSGAIRTVVDKPVTDPKGRFFCYALTEDAWVIGGPVNNGGVIFRWIRDEFAASEVETAKRLGIDPYEVLTRVAENVPPGSEGLLFHPYMTGERAPLWNPNARGSFFGLTLHHKKEHMIRAALEGVLFNLYTVMLAIEEKIGRPKKIQATGGFARSELWRQMMADIFDQDVIIPESIESSCLGAAVLGLYALGRIDSLSAVSGMIGSTHRHQPDPDSVRVYRELLPIFIRISRKFEEEYADIAAFQNKTMQG
- a CDS encoding nuclear transport factor 2 family protein, whose product is MSTTTLLNNYFRLFDASRTDERAMQDLLSLFTPDAEIVLNGTSRTGFDGFMKAFYEYNKDVKHMWDAWVQQPDGSYQTNWAVCGQAADGTVYAKAGIDIARVNDAGQIVYLENVQADQNAFSKYNQ